The genomic DNA tttgtttcctgCTTCATTGACCTCTATGGTCCTAGGCTAATACATGAGTGCTTCTGGCTGATGTAACACAGATTAGGAAAATGAAGGGATTGAAGCAGAAGAAAGCACACCTGATGGAGATCCAGGTCAATGGTGGAACTGTGGCTCAGAAGGTGGACTATGCGTACGGCTTCTTTGAAAAGCAAGTCCCTGTGGATGCTGTTTTCCAGAAGGATGAGATGATTGACATTATTGGTGTGACAAAGGGTAAAGGTTATGAAGGTGTTGTCACTCGTTGGGGTGTTACCCGCCTTCCCCGTAAGACTCACAGGGGTCTAAGGAAGGTGGCTTGTATTGGTGCCTGGCATCCTGCCAGAGTCTCGTTCACAGTTGCCAGGGCTGGTCAGAATGGATACCACCACCGAACAGAGATGAATAAGAAGATCTACAAGCTTGGCAAGGGTGGGCAGGAGACACATGCTGCTTGCACCGAGTTTGACAGGTTAGTTGCTTGAGTGAACTTTGAAATTCTTCagatggtaaaaaaaaatgtttcccATGCTCAGGTGTTTGCCTAAGAACTCTTTGGCCTTAGGACTCCTGTGGTGATATTTGATCCTCTAGTAGGAGTGGTCTATATACTAGGCATGTCCAATTCGAATGTTATCTTACAGGCTACTTTTGATAAATACATGATATTGTTAATTAACATTTATGACTTTGTTGATGTATTAGGACTGAGAAGGAGATTACTCCAATGGGTGGCTTCCCTCACTATGGTATTGTCAAGGATGATTATCTTATGATCAAGGGGTGCTGTGTTGGACCTAAGAAGAGGGTTGTTACGTTGCGCCAGTCTCTGCTCAAGCAGACATCACGTGTTGCTCTTGAGGAGATCAAACTCAAGTTCATCGACACCTCCTCCAAGTTTGGGCATGGTCGCTTCCAGACAACACAAGAGAAACAGAAGTTCTTTGGACGGGTCAAGGCATAATAATATCCCCTTGTCAGGTGTTTTGGTCATCAGGTTAATTTAGGCTATGCCATGCAATTTTCTATATGGACAACTTTGAGTCTCGTAATTTGTTTCTGTGGTTTGACATGCTGAGGATTTATTTCTTTGGTTCGTCATGTTGAGGTTTTGAACGGTATTTTGGCTAAGTTTTGTATTGGTAAGGATATTGAGATTTCAAATGATTATTACTGCTTTGAAATTTTGGTTGTCGttctatttttgttgtttgccTTGAGTGATAGATAGCTGCACTTTACATCTTTTAGTATGCCATTTTTTGTGTGGATAAATAATGGAGTTTTACACAAAGCGCAAGGCACATGAAGCACCTAACTAAAACAGGCAAAACTAAAACCCAAATACAACAAGAAAAACTCAATGAACCCAAGACAAATTCTTACTTTAACTTCTCGCCTTAGGCTTCAAAATCTATCGACCGATACTCTTCACAAGAGTAATGATGCAttgcacgcctggcgtgcatcaacagtgatgcacgccagacacaaaattttattttattattattttattattattttttaaaaaaaaaaaaaaaaaaaaaaaaatttgcactggcgtgcgtgggacgcccacgcacgccgcgtgcattGTATCATTACTCCTCTTTCACAATATAAGCCTTTGTTTAtatgtatttgattaattttgctTTACGGGTATGGATTACTTTTTTAGTTAGACTCGAAAGAGTAGATTAATTGGTTAGAAATCATGCCTCAAAATACTggtttgttaaaaatatgactAGGTGGTGTGCATTCTCCACTATTGTTTATAATTGATTTGCGTAAACATAATTGGGTTTCATTTGTTTGACAAGGCATGTGAAAATCGCAAGTCTGTATAGCCCATTGGTCTAATGTATATGCCTGTGAGATGattatgggttttatttggtGGAATGGCAAGATTTTTCTTCCACTAATAATTGATGAAAGACATTGAGATATTTGCTTAGTTCCATACTTGATTGCGAAGTAGTCCTAACCAAAGAAGCTAAAAAGGACTACCTGGTTAAGTTGCTTTGCTTTATAAACACGAATTccaatttagaaaatatttgcTTTTTAAGTTTCTAGCCACCAATTCAAATTAACATTAGGGGATCTATCAATGCAAGTCACTTGAACACTGTGATTGATGAGTGGGTTAAGCGGGCCAATGGGAAGTAATGAGGCTAGTCCCCCTGAATGAAGAAGTAGTGGACCCCCTTCTTGCGCATGTGCTACCTTTTTCAAATTTCAGGCCAATCAGTGGTGCTTTTGAgtttaaatgttattttgtaatttatttctttattttaagtaaatattttataattagttggatttttattttttaatcttaatttaAATACTAAAGTCTACTattttctataagcttaagcttttatgataataagtgataatttaaacATATGCCTAGCAAAGATGGAAGTTTGCAAATTTATAGTGATTTTGGATCTGCTTTGAAAATGAATGATCTTGGGACCAAGCACTAAAAGATAACCTATATGTTTATTGATGCAGGTTCCAACTAAATTACTAGGACGAGGACGCAATTTTAAGTttgctaaatttattttttcaacctTTTTCAATGAATCATtatttgaattataattaaatgatcaaattataATAGAGAAGACGTGCTTAATTCAAATTAGCCAAACTTATAAAGATGTGAAATAAAAGGcttctctttcttccttctttctagTGATCTTCGCTTTATGAAGCGTGATTCCGAACCGATTGAATTATCTCATAAGACACTAGTTCATTTGGTTTTATGATAAGGATAATAAGTTTTACTCATTAGACTTTATTATGATTAATGGATACAACATCTCACTTTTTACAGCGTAGAGCAGTTGTCAGCCACGTATCAATCAAAGCAATATTCCATTTTTGTCTTAGAAAAGACCTACAcctaaatattattaaaaaaaatacaaaattacacttgcaaataaaaaaataataacaaaaaaatccagTGGCCATGAGTGGGCCTAGTGACCCTCAACAAGTGACATGGTCaccaatttggttttttttttaaaaaaaaattggaaaaacttcactttaaattcttaaattaccGCGCGTTTTGACAAGCCTTCCGAACTTAAAATCTCACAATTTAAACCTGACGGAAtgattcaaattgactgcaattgaaagttcagtggttcaaattgagaggttttgaagtttggaggttTGTCAAAACGCACGGTAATTCAaaagtctaaagtgaagtttttttttttaaaaaaaaaattgtaatgattgctcattttttaaaacaaaattgtaaGGATATCTGCTTTCATTTTTGGTAGAGAGGGCTATTGCAATTTTCAGAGACATTGCAAGTTCATAATATAACATTGCAAATTGACTAATAGTTTCAAAGGATGCATGTACTTCTTATTCCAAGAAACTACAAATGGCTCAACAGTAGAAGGCCCATTTAGTAAATCAAAAGGATTCTGAGCTCAAGTTCTTACGCTCCTCAACAATTGCGACAATAGCTTTACGGGTCCACTCCCGCAAGACCTTGTCAACCTCTGCTTTCTCGCGCGAGCACTCGACCTCGGCAAAAGCTACTTTGAAAGTAGTGTCCCAGCGGGCTACGGTGGTTTATTGATGCTCAAGGTGGGAACATGTTGGACGGTCCGAGACCACCACAGTTGAGGTTCTTAACGCAACTCGAGCATGTGGAGATTGGCTACAACAAGCTCAATTACTTGGACATAAAATCAGTAATGTAGGGGCGTTTGAGCTTAACTAATTATGGATTAGTGGTTCATTAAATTCGAAAGAATAAGCACGTAACATAAATAttacttgtctttttttttttttttttggtacaatgggttatatatatattgcaattttCTAATAGTTTTTGCGACCTTGTTTTGACGGCCGTACGTATCTTGTCTTTCAATTGTATTTGCTTCTGTTTCTGTGTGTTGTTTTGGTTTCCAAactcatctattaaaaaaaaaaaaatcacatatcgTCCTCTTTAACTTGTTGACAACTCACAAGTTTTTAATGCACGGAAACACCATGCAAACGGAAAGATAAGTACATACTACATAGACGTTCATCAAGATGGAAGCACTCTATACACCCGCTTATATATACAGGCCGGGCCAACCACATGGAGCCTCaagtttttttcaaacttttttaaaaaatgtccttggaattttttttaaatagaatatgcctctcaaatttttttacttttaactttTGTCCTCCCAAACTATAAATGCTAGTTTCGCCCCAAtatgctcttatatatatatattacaacaatCATACATTCACCCATGAGTAcaaatttcatgtttttttttttttttttctccttgtgGTGGGAGTAGCTAAAAACCTTAAAGATTAAGAACTTTGTCCTCTATCTTCAGTTAAGACAGTATGGTTAACAAATGGCCTCTTGGGCTTAGCTTTATCCAGCATCAACATGACATCCCTCATGGAGGGTCGGTCGGCCGGGTTCCGTTTGGTGCAAAGCAATGCAATTCCAAGCATTTGCACCATTTCCTGCCTGACGGGTTCATATGATGATGCTTCTAAACTCTTGTCTAAGATGTCATTGATACCATCCTCGGTCCCAATCTTAGACCTTACCCAATCCACAATGGTCTCCCCCTCCCCATATTCAGCACCTAATGGTCTTTTCCTGGTTAACATCTCCAATAACACCACCCCATAACTATAAACATCACTCTTTCCATCAACTTGTAGAGTGTTAGCATATTCTG from Corylus avellana chromosome ca6, CavTom2PMs-1.0 includes the following:
- the LOC132184613 gene encoding large ribosomal subunit protein uL3 → MSHRKFEHPRHGSLGFLPRKRAARHRGKVKAFPKDDQTKPCRLTAFLGYKAGMTHIVREVEKPGSKLHKKETCEAVTVVETPPMVIVGVVGYVKTPRGLRSLNTVWAQHLSEEVKRRFYKNWCKSKKKAFTKYSKQYESEDGKKNIQAQLEKMKKYATVIRVLAHTQIRKMKGLKQKKAHLMEIQVNGGTVAQKVDYAYGFFEKQVPVDAVFQKDEMIDIIGVTKGKGYEGVVTRWGVTRLPRKTHRGLRKVACIGAWHPARVSFTVARAGQNGYHHRTEMNKKIYKLGKGGQETHAACTEFDRTEKEITPMGGFPHYGIVKDDYLMIKGCCVGPKKRVVTLRQSLLKQTSRVALEEIKLKFIDTSSKFGHGRFQTTQEKQKFFGRVKA